In Deinococcus puniceus, one genomic interval encodes:
- a CDS encoding fimbrial biogenesis chaperone, whose product MISRSFRGVLLALALGLLAPEAQAQGFGIAPTVLNINSRESLTTSATLFNTTNRPARFAVTLKSWTMVDGKTVLTDTRDVLVNPTTFTIPAGGNQILRVGLRKNPGNEELTYRVLVQQLPLEGSMAQIETQQPNGITTNLNLALGFSVPIYVANPSMKSAVKYTVERAGDDLTVKVTNQGNRHATFNNLAVTRDNQKVDIQSFAVLSGAEFTLRVPGLADKSGQLKLTFRNEDGVTVNDLISVP is encoded by the coding sequence ATGATTTCAAGATCTTTTCGCGGTGTGTTGTTGGCCCTCGCACTGGGCTTGCTGGCTCCAGAAGCGCAGGCGCAGGGCTTCGGCATAGCGCCAACGGTTCTGAACATCAATTCACGCGAGTCGCTGACGACTTCGGCAACGCTGTTTAATACGACCAATCGCCCCGCCCGCTTTGCCGTCACCCTAAAAAGCTGGACAATGGTGGACGGGAAAACCGTGCTGACCGATACCCGTGATGTGCTGGTCAATCCGACCACCTTCACCATTCCGGCGGGAGGCAATCAGATTCTGCGTGTGGGCCTGCGGAAAAATCCGGGCAACGAGGAATTGACCTACCGCGTTCTTGTTCAGCAGTTGCCGCTGGAAGGCAGCATGGCGCAGATCGAGACCCAGCAGCCCAACGGCATCACGACCAACCTCAATCTGGCGCTGGGCTTTTCCGTGCCCATTTACGTAGCCAATCCCTCCATGAAGTCGGCGGTCAAATACACCGTGGAGCGAGCAGGCGATGATTTGACCGTCAAGGTGACCAACCAGGGCAATCGCCACGCCACGTTCAACAATCTGGCGGTCACGCGGGACAATCAGAAGGTCGATATTCAGTCGTTTGCCGTACTGAGTGGTGCAGAGTTTACCCTGCGTGTGCCGGGACTTGCCGACAAGAGCGGACAGCTCAAGCTCACCTTCCGTAACGAGGATGGAGTGACCGTCAATGACCTCATCTCTGTTCCCTAA
- a CDS encoding fimbria/pilus outer membrane usher protein has product MTSSLFPKHTPCTAQRSAKRWSGLVLCSVLLCCGAAAQEASRGLPAQCSAPEELLSVAVGGTERGTFIVRVSRDPQDQVSVLLPAAALRPAEQTYILQRLDCDGEAFVMLKPELQVRYDQSNQAVRVSPALNLLGSGSVDLSLPDPAQDTASEPQAQRSSWGINAGAQGNATYRQRDGAGLDVPNSYTGAGYVGVGAAQGRLAGYAGLLARTGTATQSAATEFRGVAQFTVNPNLVVYGAWNASPNGNDPGFASSAFRGVAVSARGGFTRQLDELVIELPVDAEIEVTVNLKRIRAFRATAGSFTLRNIPLSVSGPSRVVVYITDESGTRQVTTDVPGSLRALPPGAYLASAQAGVSNGTLLGYGAVQLGLTNGWAVSTQAAAQRSPSAETSFSVRASATYTQDRFSFAGALEATRATTSAGQVSQGLTANLNAGTGVGAAQVQGFVILPLHELRGSVVGAKASYSNRNWLVGANGSTGFQPQTWQAGASATYFFGQRGSVSAQADVLPGSYRVGLSASFIPTPNLQVAAQVSTAPTGSQISGSLGYQLSPAQAMRLNVSSSDAALSYAYNREVNVQATVGLRGASAQATGALILTNGTVQLKPALAQKALLVQTGIPNVRLLVGGTVVAVTDARGEALITELPLGEVVSVRVDVASLPFGVALGAEQREIVPPLSGVTVVDWRENFRAFRFVRFFWSEQEVATGTDVLIDGERVLVDDEGYGLTPSSSEVLRGEIRSNTSARRCQVDIQPGDERAVCTPSSAAQDQLTQDQ; this is encoded by the coding sequence ATGACCTCATCTCTGTTCCCTAAACACACGCCTTGCACGGCCCAGCGCTCCGCAAAAAGGTGGAGTGGGCTGGTACTGTGCAGCGTTTTGCTGTGCTGCGGCGCGGCGGCGCAAGAGGCCAGCAGGGGACTGCCTGCGCAGTGCAGCGCGCCGGAAGAGTTGCTGAGTGTGGCGGTGGGCGGAACTGAACGCGGCACGTTCATCGTGCGGGTCAGCCGTGATCCCCAGGATCAGGTGTCGGTACTGCTGCCCGCCGCTGCCCTGCGCCCCGCAGAACAGACCTACATTTTGCAGCGGCTCGACTGTGACGGCGAAGCGTTCGTGATGCTGAAACCTGAGCTTCAGGTGCGCTACGACCAGAGCAACCAAGCTGTTCGTGTGTCTCCGGCACTGAATCTGCTGGGCAGCGGCAGCGTGGATTTAAGCTTGCCTGATCCGGCACAGGACACCGCCAGCGAGCCTCAGGCCCAGCGGTCATCTTGGGGCATAAACGCTGGAGCGCAGGGCAACGCGACCTACCGCCAGAGGGACGGAGCCGGATTGGACGTGCCCAACAGCTATACGGGCGCAGGTTACGTGGGGGTCGGTGCCGCACAGGGTCGGCTGGCTGGATACGCCGGACTGTTGGCCCGCACTGGGACGGCGACCCAATCGGCGGCAACCGAATTCCGGGGGGTGGCGCAGTTCACGGTGAATCCTAATCTGGTGGTCTACGGCGCATGGAATGCCAGTCCAAACGGCAACGATCCGGGGTTCGCCTCGTCTGCCTTCCGGGGAGTGGCGGTTTCTGCACGGGGCGGCTTTACGCGCCAGCTTGATGAACTGGTCATCGAATTGCCCGTAGATGCAGAGATCGAAGTCACCGTCAATCTGAAAAGAATCCGGGCCTTTCGGGCCACCGCCGGGTCGTTCACGCTGCGTAACATTCCGCTCAGCGTCTCTGGCCCCAGCCGTGTCGTGGTGTATATCACCGACGAGAGCGGCACCCGGCAAGTGACCACCGATGTGCCCGGCAGCTTGCGGGCGCTGCCCCCCGGTGCGTATCTGGCCAGCGCTCAGGCAGGGGTCTCCAACGGCACCCTGTTGGGCTACGGCGCAGTTCAACTGGGCCTGACGAACGGTTGGGCGGTCAGTACTCAGGCCGCCGCACAGCGTTCCCCCTCGGCAGAAACCAGCTTTTCCGTGCGGGCCAGTGCCACTTACACCCAAGACCGCTTCAGCTTTGCGGGGGCACTGGAGGCCACCCGTGCCACCACTTCGGCGGGGCAAGTCAGCCAGGGGTTGACGGCCAACCTGAATGCCGGAACAGGGGTGGGGGCCGCACAGGTGCAGGGCTTTGTCATCCTGCCCCTGCATGAGTTGCGGGGCAGCGTCGTAGGAGCCAAAGCCTCGTATTCCAACCGCAACTGGCTGGTGGGGGCCAATGGTTCCACCGGATTTCAGCCGCAGACCTGGCAGGCGGGCGCTTCGGCCACCTACTTTTTTGGTCAACGGGGCAGTGTTTCGGCCCAGGCCGATGTGTTGCCCGGCAGCTACCGAGTCGGCCTGAGTGCGTCGTTCATCCCTACGCCCAACCTGCAAGTGGCCGCGCAGGTATCGACTGCGCCCACAGGAAGCCAGATCAGTGGCAGCCTGGGCTATCAACTTAGCCCGGCTCAGGCTATGCGCCTCAACGTGTCATCCAGTGACGCCGCACTCTCCTACGCCTATAACCGGGAAGTGAATGTGCAGGCGACTGTGGGCCTGCGTGGCGCGTCGGCACAGGCGACTGGCGCGCTGATCTTGACCAACGGAACGGTGCAGCTCAAGCCTGCTTTGGCCCAGAAAGCCCTCTTAGTTCAGACGGGCATACCCAATGTGCGCCTGCTGGTGGGCGGAACGGTAGTCGCAGTCACCGACGCCCGTGGCGAGGCTCTCATTACTGAACTGCCACTTGGAGAAGTCGTGTCGGTGCGAGTCGATGTGGCGTCGCTGCCATTTGGTGTAGCCCTGGGAGCAGAGCAGCGAGAAATTGTACCTCCACTCAGCGGCGTCACGGTGGTGGACTGGCGCGAAAACTTCAGAGCCTTCCGCTTCGTGCGGTTTTTCTGGTCGGAACAGGAAGTCGCCACCGGAACTGACGTGCTGATAGATGGCGAGCGCGTGCTGGTCGACGACGAGGGTTACGGTCTCACTCCCAGTTCTTCGGAAGTCCTTCGGGGCGAGATTCGCAGCAACACCAGCGCCAGACGGTGTCAGGTCGATATCCAGCCGGGCGACGAACGTGCAGTCTGTACGCCCAGTTCAGCGGCCCAAGATCAGCTGACGCAGGATCAGTAA
- the sucD gene encoding succinate--CoA ligase subunit alpha: protein MGILVNKDSKVIVQGMTGREGASHSRAMKEFGTQVVAGVTPGKGGSDFEGWPVYNSVAEAKAAHGANVSIIFVPPAGAADAVLEAAHAGMPLIILITEGVPTTDMMRAVQEVKALDAISRANGGEGVRLIGGNCPGLVTSGECKVGIMPNKIYSEKGRIGLISRSGTLTYEAAKLLSDAGLGTSTTVGIGGDPVIGTTFADVLPMFEADPDTDAVVLIGEIGGADEEAAAEYIGLHMKKPVIAFISGRSAPAGKRMGHAGAIIMGNVGTPESKLAAFAAVNVPVADTMPQIMDMVKKALNIQN from the coding sequence ATGGGCATCCTAGTCAATAAAGACAGCAAGGTCATCGTGCAGGGCATGACCGGGCGCGAAGGCGCGAGCCACAGCCGCGCCATGAAAGAATTCGGCACCCAAGTGGTGGCAGGCGTGACCCCCGGCAAGGGCGGCAGCGACTTTGAAGGCTGGCCCGTGTACAACAGCGTCGCGGAAGCCAAAGCGGCACACGGCGCGAACGTGTCCATCATCTTCGTGCCCCCCGCCGGAGCCGCCGACGCCGTGCTGGAAGCAGCCCACGCCGGAATGCCTCTGATCATCCTGATCACCGAGGGCGTGCCCACCACCGACATGATGCGGGCCGTGCAGGAAGTCAAGGCGCTCGATGCCATCAGCCGTGCAAATGGTGGCGAAGGCGTGCGCCTGATCGGCGGCAACTGCCCCGGCCTCGTCACCAGCGGTGAGTGCAAGGTGGGCATCATGCCCAACAAGATTTACAGCGAAAAGGGCCGCATTGGCCTGATCAGCCGCTCCGGAACCCTGACCTACGAAGCCGCCAAGCTGCTCAGCGACGCGGGCCTCGGAACGTCTACGACGGTGGGCATCGGCGGCGACCCTGTGATCGGCACCACCTTTGCCGACGTGCTGCCCATGTTTGAAGCCGACCCCGACACCGACGCCGTTGTGCTCATCGGTGAAATCGGTGGAGCCGACGAAGAAGCTGCCGCCGAGTACATCGGTCTGCACATGAAAAAGCCCGTGATCGCCTTCATTTCGGGCCGCAGCGCTCCTGCTGGCAAGCGCATGGGCCACGCCGGAGCCATCATCATGGGCAACGTGGGCACGCCTGAAAGCAAGCTGGCTGCCTTCGCCGCCGTGAACGTGCCTGTGGCCGACACCATGCCTCAAATCATGGATATGGTCAAGAAAGCCCTGAATATTCAGAACTGA
- the sucC gene encoding ADP-forming succinate--CoA ligase subunit beta → MKLHEYQGKELLRQFGVNVQDGKVAYTPDEVRSIAREYGQAVVVKAQVHVGGRGKAGGVKFSPTIDKAFENAEKILGMDIKGLTVNKVLVTKAVDIDAGTEYYVGMIVDRNVQSFTLMACAEGGMEIEELAAERPEAIIRHRVDPITGLRPYEAREVAIRAGFKGNLNKIADMMVKMSQAALARDAVLVEINPLFIDADGTPLALDTKFEIDDNAMYRHKDLLDWRELEAEHPLEIEASKYGFAYVKLDDGNVGVLGNGAGIVMTSLDVVNRAGAKPANFLDIGGGAKAEIVYNAVKLVSKDTDVKAIFINIFGGITRADEVAKGVIQALKEGILTKPVRMRIAGTAEEEAKALLAEVNSPLIQMYPDMFQAAEAASRDANSAGEAK, encoded by the coding sequence GTGAAACTTCACGAGTATCAGGGCAAGGAACTGCTGCGCCAATTCGGCGTGAACGTGCAAGACGGCAAAGTGGCCTACACCCCCGACGAAGTGCGCTCCATCGCGCGTGAGTACGGGCAAGCGGTGGTCGTCAAGGCTCAGGTTCATGTGGGCGGGCGCGGCAAAGCGGGTGGCGTGAAGTTCAGCCCCACCATCGACAAGGCCTTCGAGAACGCCGAGAAGATTCTGGGCATGGACATCAAAGGCCTGACGGTGAACAAGGTGCTGGTCACCAAAGCCGTGGACATCGACGCCGGAACCGAGTACTACGTGGGCATGATCGTTGACCGCAACGTGCAGAGCTTTACGCTGATGGCCTGCGCCGAGGGCGGCATGGAAATCGAAGAGTTGGCTGCCGAGCGCCCCGAAGCCATCATCCGCCACCGCGTCGACCCCATTACCGGCCTGCGCCCCTACGAGGCCCGTGAAGTCGCCATCCGCGCCGGATTCAAGGGCAACCTGAACAAGATTGCCGACATGATGGTGAAGATGAGCCAAGCCGCACTGGCCCGCGACGCCGTGCTGGTGGAAATCAACCCGCTGTTCATCGACGCCGACGGCACGCCCCTCGCGCTGGACACCAAATTCGAAATCGACGACAACGCCATGTACCGCCACAAGGATTTGCTGGACTGGCGCGAACTGGAAGCCGAGCATCCCCTCGAAATCGAAGCCAGCAAGTACGGCTTCGCTTACGTGAAACTGGATGATGGCAACGTGGGCGTGCTGGGCAACGGCGCAGGCATCGTGATGACCAGCCTCGACGTGGTGAACCGCGCCGGAGCCAAACCCGCCAACTTCCTCGATATCGGCGGCGGTGCCAAAGCCGAAATCGTGTACAACGCCGTCAAGCTGGTCTCCAAAGACACCGACGTGAAGGCCATTTTCATCAACATCTTCGGCGGCATCACCCGCGCCGACGAAGTGGCTAAAGGCGTGATTCAGGCCCTCAAGGAAGGGATTCTGACCAAGCCCGTGCGGATGCGGATTGCCGGAACCGCCGAAGAGGAAGCCAAGGCGCTGCTTGCCGAAGTCAACAGCCCCCTGATTCAGATGTACCCCGATATGTTCCAGGCGGCAGAAGCAGCCTCTAGAGACGCAAACTCAGCTGGGGAGGCGAAATAA
- a CDS encoding M24 family metallopeptidase, translated as MTQLADLQQVIREAGVDALWVSTPANVQALTGFSSGADGKVLVGPGDAVTLYTDSRYTVQAQEESRVTVHIARPPETFQHAADGLKGLRVGIEAEHLTVAGLEDLGQHWDAELVPMRGLIEGLRAIKSPEEVQAIREAQAVADHVFAEVRPMIRAGVRELDVALELELGLRRAGAEVGFDVIVASGPRGAMPHGVASGRVIEDGDLVTIDFGARLHGYHSDMTRTLAVGTPSDEMRRVYGAVLEAEEAAIAAVKPGMKCADLDAVARGILERHGLGEAFAHSLGHGVGLNIHEAPGLRKTSEEVLAAGMVITIEPGAYLPGVGGVRIEDLLLVTEDGYEVLSLTPKEAI; from the coding sequence ATGACACAACTTGCAGACTTACAGCAGGTCATTCGGGAAGCGGGTGTAGACGCCCTGTGGGTCAGCACTCCGGCCAACGTGCAGGCGCTGACGGGCTTTTCCAGCGGCGCAGACGGCAAGGTGTTGGTGGGGCCGGGGGACGCGGTGACGCTGTATACCGACTCGCGCTACACCGTGCAGGCACAGGAAGAATCGCGGGTGACGGTTCATATTGCCCGCCCACCGGAAACCTTTCAACATGCGGCAGACGGCTTAAAAGGCCTGCGCGTAGGCATCGAGGCCGAGCATCTGACGGTGGCAGGGTTGGAAGACTTAGGCCAGCACTGGGACGCCGAACTGGTGCCGATGCGCGGGCTGATCGAGGGACTGCGGGCCATCAAATCGCCGGAGGAAGTGCAGGCCATTCGGGAAGCGCAGGCGGTGGCAGACCACGTGTTTGCCGAGGTGCGCCCCATGATCCGGGCCGGAGTGCGAGAACTGGACGTGGCGCTGGAACTGGAATTGGGCCTGCGCCGCGCCGGGGCCGAAGTGGGCTTCGACGTGATTGTGGCGAGCGGGCCACGCGGGGCCATGCCGCACGGCGTCGCGTCAGGGCGCGTGATCGAAGACGGCGATCTGGTGACCATCGACTTTGGCGCACGGCTGCACGGTTACCACTCCGATATGACGCGCACGCTGGCGGTGGGCACGCCATCGGATGAGATGCGGCGGGTGTACGGGGCGGTACTGGAAGCTGAGGAAGCCGCCATCGCCGCCGTGAAACCGGGCATGAAGTGTGCCGATCTGGACGCTGTTGCACGGGGCATCTTGGAGCGGCACGGCTTGGGCGAAGCCTTCGCGCACTCGCTGGGGCACGGCGTGGGCCTGAATATCCACGAGGCTCCCGGCCTCCGCAAAACCAGTGAGGAAGTGCTGGCGGCGGGCATGGTCATTACCATCGAACCGGGCGCGTATCTGCCGGGAGTGGGCGGCGTGCGGATCGAGGATTTGCTGCTGGTGACGGAGGACGGGTATGAGGTGCTGAGCCTGACGCCGAAGGAAGCCATATGA
- a CDS encoding septal ring lytic transglycosylase RlpA family protein — MRRLLLALLVLGTASAERVYRVQPGDTLWKLAQQNGVTVAALQRMNDLPGQLLEVGQVLKLPGGTDTARVVNQEAPVFQRGSAVYYGGRGNSQTSMTAAHLSLPFGTWVRVTHASTGRSVDVMINDRGPFGVPSRIIDISNEAAAVLGILSQGVAPVTLTILSRP, encoded by the coding sequence ATGAGGCGGTTGCTGCTTGCGCTCCTAGTGCTCGGTACGGCCTCTGCCGAACGGGTCTACCGCGTGCAGCCCGGTGATACGCTGTGGAAACTGGCCCAGCAAAACGGGGTGACGGTGGCGGCCTTACAGCGAATGAACGACTTGCCGGGCCAACTGTTGGAAGTCGGGCAAGTGCTGAAGTTGCCGGGGGGAACGGACACGGCGCGGGTGGTGAATCAGGAAGCCCCGGTGTTTCAGCGTGGCTCGGCGGTGTATTACGGCGGGCGGGGCAACAGCCAAACGTCTATGACGGCGGCACACCTGAGCTTGCCGTTTGGAACATGGGTGCGTGTGACGCATGCCAGCACAGGCCGCAGCGTGGATGTGATGATCAATGACCGGGGGCCGTTTGGCGTGCCTAGCCGCATTATCGACATTTCCAACGAGGCGGCAGCGGTGCTGGGCATCTTGTCGCAGGGCGTGGCTCCGGTGACGCTGACGATCTTGTCAAGGCCCTGA
- a CDS encoding YbjN domain-containing protein, which yields MTMETALLTLDTLAKYLKEKEVQLDMEENNGQRFIRMGWRFEMGDAAVLVSVNDGPNNTSRLEVTCVTQKQYPGRRAEIVNMLNDRNRERAFARSIDADGNVWLEYVGFYPTLAEMPQETFDTLFGGVLMHFQDDYATLEGYVPDANGPQLQMPQA from the coding sequence ATGACGATGGAAACGGCACTGCTTACGCTGGACACGCTCGCAAAATACCTGAAGGAAAAAGAAGTTCAGCTGGATATGGAAGAGAACAACGGCCAGCGCTTCATTCGCATGGGCTGGCGCTTCGAGATGGGCGACGCCGCCGTCTTGGTCAGCGTCAACGACGGCCCCAACAACACCAGCCGTCTGGAAGTCACTTGCGTGACCCAGAAGCAGTACCCCGGACGCCGCGCCGAGATCGTGAACATGCTGAATGACCGCAACCGCGAACGCGCTTTTGCCCGCAGCATCGACGCCGACGGCAACGTGTGGCTGGAGTACGTCGGCTTTTACCCTACGCTGGCCGAAATGCCTCAGGAAACCTTCGACACGCTGTTCGGCGGCGTGCTGATGCACTTTCAGGACGACTACGCGACGTTGGAAGGCTACGTGCCCGACGCCAACGGCCCGCAGTTGCAGATGCCTCAGGCATAA